From Juglans regia cultivar Chandler chromosome 6, Walnut 2.0, whole genome shotgun sequence, the proteins below share one genomic window:
- the LOC109020440 gene encoding GDSL esterase/lipase At1g29670-like has protein sequence MIRKTPIKLIFSCLSVLAYSSTCSTTTSHSSGAVKERAGIKGFFIFGSSLVDNGNNNYLQNSIAKADYLPYGIDFPLGPTGRFTNGKNVVDLLGDHLKLPSFIPVFTDPSTKGSKIVHGVNYASASSGILDDTGSLAGQVINLNQQIRNFEKVTLPELEAQVGCTSGVVLPNYLFIVGTGGNDYSFNYFLRKSKSNVSLQAFTANLTASLSQQLKKLYNLGARKFVLMSVNPIGCSPMAMAMVMTNRRTRSNGCVQGVNRAAHLFNTYLKSLVDDSKQLMPGSTFVFVNSYKIIRDIIKNPISKGFKDTSRPCCEVASLSEGGNGVLCKRGGKACAERSSHVFFDGLHPTEAVNIQIASKAYESDLKTEVYPTNIKSLAKSFVSN, from the exons GCTTACTCCTCCACATGCAGTACTACTACTTCTCATTCTTCTGGTGCGGTTAAGGAAAGAGCTGGGATCAAaggatttttcatttttggaagtTCTCTGGTTGATAATGGCAACAATAACTACCTCCAGAACTCAATCGCCAAGGCTGACTACTTGCCATATGGAATAGACTTCCCTCTTGGGCCAACAGGAAGGTTTACAAATGGAAAGAATGTGGTAGACCTTCTAGGTGACCACCTTAAGCTGCCTTCATTCATTCCTGTATTTACTGACCCCTCTACTAAGGGAAGTAAAATTGTTCACGGTGTAAATTATGCTTCTGCTTCCTCCGGTATTCTTGATGATACAGGCTCGCTTGCG GGGCAGGTGATCAATCTGAATCAACAAATCAGGAACTTTGAGAAGGTGACCTTGCCAGAATTGGAAGCTCAAGTGGGGTGCACAAGTGGAGTGGTGCTTCCCAATTACTTGTTCATTGTGGGAACTGGGGGAAACGATTACTCATTCAACTACTTCCTGAGAAAATCCAAGAGTAATGTCAGTCTTCAAGCCTTCACTGCCAATCTGACTGCATCACTGTCTCAGCAATTAAAg AAGTTGTACAATTTGGGGGCCCGGAAGTTTGTGTTGATGTCCGTAAACCCAATCGGCTGCAGTCCTATGGCTATGGCCATGGTAATGACAAACCGTCGAACTCGTAGTAATGGCTGCGTACAAGGTGTGAACCGGGCGGCTCACCTCTTCAATACTTACTTGAAGTCCCTCGTAGATGACAGCAAGCAACTCATGCCTGGTTCTACTTTTGTTTTCGTAAACTCTTACAAGATTATCAGGGATATTATCAAAAACCCCATTTCTAAag GTTTCAAGGACACGAGCCGCCCTTGTTGTGAAGTGGCATCATTGAGCGAAGGTGGGAATGGTGTATTATGCAAAAGAGGTGGGAAAGCTTGTGCAGAGAGGAGCAGTCATGTGTTCTTTGATGGACTACATCCAACTGAAGCTGTTAATATTCAGATAGCAAGCAAGGCCTATGAATCTGACCTCAAAACCGAAGTCTACCCAACTAACATAAAAAGTCTAGCCAAATCTTTTGTTTCTAATTGA
- the LOC109020451 gene encoding G-type lectin S-receptor-like serine/threonine-protein kinase At1g34300 has product MTHLGIQPRFLLLFLLPISLLFAAEEAAAAGTISPGSTLYASNTNEMWSSPSSAFSLGFLPLGPSFIAAIFYSGGVPIWTAGSTPVDSGASFQFLPTGTLRLLNGSNHIVWESPTTGLNVSSASLDDYGELALFRTGTVSVWSSFEHPTDTIVPSQNFTTGMSLRSGFYTLRLLSSGNLTLSWNESIEYYNQGLNSSYNANITSPSLGIQSIGIVSIYDPSLSDGAIFAYSNDYAENRDTLRFLRLDDDGNLRIYSSDRGSGARVVRWAAVEDQCQVFGFCGNMGICSYNDTNPICECPSQNFEPLDPKDSRQGCKRKVETADCPGNATMLDMEHTVFLTYPPETESQIFFVGIAACRSNCLVNPSCDASTSLSDGTGLCYYKTPVFISGYQSPALPSTSYVKVCSPVDPNPSPSAQVVGESSGWRMHPWVVAIVVIGTIFGLIALEGSLWWWCCRNSPKFGGFSAQYALLEYASGAPVQFTFKELQRSTKGFKEKLGAGGFGAVYRGILANRTVVAVKQLEGIEQGEKQFRMEVATISSTHHLNLVRLIGFCSEGRHRLLVYEFMKNGSLDSFLFTSEDQSVKLLNWESRFNIALGTAKGITYLHEECRDCIVHCDIKPENILMDENYTAKVSDFGLAKLVNPKDHRYRTLTSIRGTRGYLAPEWLANLPITSKSDIYSYGMVLLEIVSGRRNFEVSAETNRKKFSVWAYEEFEKGNVNGILDGRLADQEIDMKQVVRAIKVSFWCIQEQPSQRPMMGKVVQMLEGITEIERPPAPNSMTEGPVNVTSINVSSNTSAFSTTAGSALAPSSSSSFQNTGVSLYAPGRIVERASSSLLRSNSD; this is encoded by the coding sequence ATGACCCACCTTGGAATCCAACCCAGATTCCTCTTGCTTTTCCTCCTCCCCATCAGTTTGCTATTTGCAGCAGAAGAAGCGGCGGCGGCAGGTACAATCTCACCTGGGTCAACTCTTTACGCCTCCAACACAAACGAGATGTGGTCCTCCCCAAGCTCCGCCTTTTCCCTCGGCTTCCTTCCACTCGGCCCCTCCTTCATCGCCGCCATCTTCTACTCCGGCGGTGTCCCCATCTGGACCGCTGGCTCCACCCCCGTCGACTCTGGAGCTTCCTTCCAGTTCCTACCCACCGGCACCCTCCGTCTCCTCAACGGCTCCAACCATATCGTCTGGGAATCCCCCACCACCGGCCTTAACGTCTCCTCCGCCTCCCTCGACGACTACGGTGAGCTTGCCCTCTTTCGAACCGGAACTGTTTCGGTCTGGTCCTCCTTTGAGCACCCAACTGATACGATCGTGCCGTCCCAGAACTTCACTACCGGTATGTCTCTGCGATCTGGGTTTTACACCCTTCGTCTTCTTTCTTCTGGCAATCTCACACTAAGTTGGAATGAGAGCATCGAATATTACAATCAAGGTTTGAATTCCTCTTATAATGCCAATATAACTTCTCCGAGTTTAGGAATACAGAGCATCGGGATTGTATCGATTTACGATCCTAGTTTGTCTGATGGGGCTATCTTTGCTTATAGCAATGATTATGCTGAAAATAGAGATACGCTGAGGTTCCTGAGGTTGGATGATGATGGGAATTTAAGGATTTATAGCTCTGATAGAGGGAGTGGGGCTCGAGTTGTGAGATGGGCAGCTGTTGAGGACCAATGTCAGGTTTTTGGCTTCTGCGGAAATATGGGAATTTGTAGTTATAATGATACGAACCCGATTTGCGAGTGCCCGTCTCAGAACTTCGAGCCGCTTGATCCAAAGGATAGTAGGCAAGGTTGTAAGAGGAAGGTGGAGACAGCGGATTGTCCGGGGAATGCGACCATGTTGGATATGGAACACACAGTGTTCTTAACATACCCACCGGAGACAGAGTCGCAGATTTTCTTTGTGGGTATAGCGGCCTGTAGATCAAATTGTCTTGTGAATCCGAGTTGCGATGCTTCCACTTCTTTGTCGGATGGGACAGGGCTGTGTTATTACAAGACGCCGGTTTTTATTAGCGGCTATCAGAGTCCTGCATTGCCTAGCACTTCGTATGTCAAGGTTTGCTCACCAGTGGATCCCAACCCATCGCCTTCTGCACAGGTTGTTGGGGAGAGTAGCGGTTGGAGGATGCATCCATGGGTTGTAGCTATTGTGGTTATAGGCACCATTTTCGGTTTGATTGCCTTGGAGGGTAGTTTGTGGTGGTGGTGTTGTAGAAATAGCCCCAAGTTTGGAGGATTTTCAGCTCAGTACGCTCTTCTTGAGTATGCTTCTGGTGCCCCAGTTCAGTTCACGTTCAAGGAGCTCCAACGCTCAACCAAGGGATTCAAGGAGAAGCTTGGAGCTGGAGGATTTGGGGCTGTTTACAGAGGGATTCTTGCTAATAGAACGGTTGTTGCAGTCAAGCAACTTGAGGGAATTGAGCAGGGAGAGAAACAGTTTAGAATGGAGGTTGCAACTATAAGTAGCACCCATCATTTGAATTTGGTGAGGTTGATTGGTTTTTGCTCCGAAGGGCGTCACAGACTTCTAGTATACGAGTTCATGAAAAATGGGTCTCTTGATAGTTTCCTTTTCACGTCGGAAGATCAGTCGGTAAAGTTGTTGAATTGGGAGTCCCGGTTCAACATTGCCCTTGGAACTGCAAAGGGAATCACATACCTTCATGAGGAGTGTCGAGACTGCATTGTTCACTGTGATATAAAACCGGAAAATATTCTCATGGATGAGAACTATACTGCCAAAGTCTCAGATTTTGGTCTTGCCAAACTGGTTAATCCAAAGGACCATAGGTACCGAACCTTGACAAGCATCAGAGGTACAAGAGGATATTTGGCACCAGAATGGCTGGCAAATCTTCCGATAACCTCAAAAtctgatatttatagttatggTATGGTTCTCTTGGAGATAGTGAGTGGGAGACGGAATTTCGAAGTATCTGCAGAAACCAATCGGAAAAAGTTCTCTGTGTGGGCATatgaagagtttgagaaaggTAACGTTAATGGAATTCTTGATGGAAGGCTGGCTGACCAAGAGATCGATATGAAGCAAGTGGTGAGGGCAATTAAAGTAAGTTTTTGGTGCATCCAGGAGCAACCGTCACAGAGACCAATGATGGGGAAAGTGGTACAGATGTTAGAAGGGATTACAGAGATTGAGAGGCCACCTGCCCCTAACTCCATGACTGAAGGGCCTGTTAATGTAACAAGCATAAATGTCAGCAGCAACACTAGCGCTTTCTCCACCACTGCTGGTTCAGCCCTtgctccctcttcctcttcatcattCCAAAATACAGGAGTTTCACTTTATGCTCCTGGGAGGATTGTGGAGAGGGCCTCGTCAAGCCTTTTACGATCAAACTCAGACTGA